One genomic region from Actinocatenispora thailandica encodes:
- a CDS encoding FGGY-family carbohydrate kinase, which yields MRLTGRYLGIDLGTSVAKLALFTECGDLVATAARSVPLEHPAPGRVEQDASLIVDAVRDLGRELCPDPDALALVAITGQGDGCWLTDRSGHPVRPAISWLDGRAAGILADWNRAGIAEAVYRINGNTMFPGALGPLLYWLDEHEPASLARAETAGYCKDMLFTRLTGDRATDPSDSSLPFGDHAGGYSAEALDLCGLAHRADLLAPVVTPLPVGTVHPAGAAAVGLPAGTPVTNGPFDLPACAIGGGVREPGDGLLTLGTTLACQVLVESVDAAGEPAGMHLATGTPGRWLRAMPAMVGTASLDWALNLVGLSHADLDGVLRSTEPGAHGVEMLPYLAPSGERAPFVDPAARGQLTGISLTTTREDLVRALCEGLAFAARQCLTAAGLDGRLVVCGGGTRSLPWLEIFASVLGRPIEVAGAEVGARGAILAGLAAVGGAEATPDTKTWTAPVRVVDPDPTAARHYEYAYQRYLAHQSAARSLWPRPPR from the coding sequence GTGCGGCTGACCGGCCGTTACCTCGGCATCGACCTGGGTACCTCGGTCGCGAAGCTGGCGCTGTTCACCGAGTGCGGTGACCTGGTCGCGACCGCCGCCAGGTCGGTACCGTTGGAGCATCCGGCGCCCGGCCGGGTCGAGCAGGACGCGAGCCTGATCGTCGACGCGGTCCGCGATCTGGGTCGCGAGCTGTGCCCCGATCCCGACGCCCTCGCGCTGGTCGCGATCACCGGGCAGGGCGACGGGTGCTGGCTGACCGATCGGTCCGGGCATCCGGTCCGGCCGGCGATCTCCTGGCTGGACGGTCGTGCCGCCGGCATCCTCGCCGACTGGAACCGGGCCGGGATCGCCGAGGCGGTGTACCGGATCAACGGCAACACGATGTTCCCGGGCGCGCTCGGACCGCTGCTGTACTGGCTCGACGAACACGAACCGGCCAGCCTGGCCCGCGCCGAGACCGCCGGGTACTGCAAGGACATGCTGTTCACCCGGCTGACCGGGGACCGCGCCACCGACCCGTCCGACTCCTCGCTGCCGTTCGGTGACCACGCCGGCGGGTACTCCGCCGAGGCGTTGGATCTGTGCGGGCTCGCGCACCGGGCCGACCTGCTGGCACCCGTGGTGACCCCGCTGCCGGTCGGCACGGTGCATCCCGCCGGTGCCGCGGCGGTCGGCCTACCGGCCGGCACACCGGTCACGAACGGTCCGTTCGACCTGCCGGCCTGCGCGATCGGCGGCGGCGTACGCGAGCCGGGCGACGGGCTGCTGACCCTCGGCACCACGCTGGCCTGCCAGGTACTCGTCGAGTCGGTGGACGCCGCCGGCGAGCCGGCCGGGATGCATCTGGCGACCGGCACGCCGGGGCGATGGCTGCGGGCGATGCCGGCGATGGTCGGCACCGCCTCGCTGGACTGGGCGCTCAACCTCGTCGGGCTCTCGCACGCCGACCTGGACGGCGTGCTGCGCTCGACCGAACCCGGCGCACACGGCGTCGAGATGCTCCCGTACCTGGCTCCGTCCGGTGAGCGCGCCCCGTTCGTCGACCCGGCCGCCCGCGGCCAGCTCACCGGCATCAGCCTGACCACGACCCGCGAGGACCTGGTGCGCGCGCTGTGCGAGGGGCTGGCGTTCGCCGCCCGGCAGTGCCTGACGGCCGCCGGGCTGGACGGTCGCCTGGTCGTCTGCGGCGGCGGTACCCGCTCGCTGCCGTGGCTGGAGATCTTCGCCTCGGTGCTGGGCCGGCCGATCGAGGTGGCCGGCGCCGAGGTCGGCGCCCGCGGCGCCATTCTCGCCGGCCTGGCCGCTGTCGGTGGCGCCGAGGCGACGCCGGACACCAAGACCTGGACCGCGCCGGTCCGCGTGGTCGACCCGGACCCGACCGCCGCCCGCCACTACGAGTACGCCTACCAGCGCTACCTGGCCCACCAGTCCGCCGCCCGTTCCCTCTGGCCCCGCCCGCCCCGGTGA
- a CDS encoding helix-turn-helix domain-containing protein produces the protein MADDGSGATVRRMWLASELKAWRIPTGDTAERVAAELGWSHSKLSRIEGARAGVSATDAAALCRHYNVPADRAAAIDRVAREARQRTWYQRDYADVVLDWFGQYVGLEGSAVELQTFEGLVIPGLLQTKAYAEAVTRASLVDATADEVSRKVSFRMDRQAILERDDGKPHVWAILAEGVIRQEVGGRKVMKEQLDHLERLATGPDVTLQILPYAAGAHAAMTGPFVLMTFPEPFPPVAYTDHLTSSAYLQEPPDVARYKLMFQHLIARALDTDRSLNLLREVRASM, from the coding sequence ATGGCTGACGACGGGTCCGGGGCCACTGTTCGGCGGATGTGGCTCGCGAGCGAACTCAAGGCATGGCGGATACCGACCGGCGACACGGCCGAGCGTGTGGCGGCCGAACTCGGCTGGTCACACTCGAAGCTGTCCCGGATCGAAGGGGCCAGGGCTGGCGTCTCCGCCACCGATGCAGCGGCGCTGTGCCGGCACTACAACGTGCCGGCTGACCGTGCGGCGGCGATCGATCGGGTAGCCCGAGAGGCACGGCAGCGGACGTGGTACCAGAGGGACTACGCAGACGTCGTACTCGACTGGTTCGGCCAGTACGTGGGATTGGAAGGCTCTGCCGTTGAGCTGCAAACGTTCGAAGGTCTGGTCATCCCAGGGCTGTTGCAGACCAAGGCGTACGCAGAAGCCGTGACCAGGGCATCTCTGGTTGACGCGACCGCCGACGAAGTCTCGCGGAAAGTGTCCTTCCGGATGGATCGCCAAGCAATCCTCGAGCGCGATGACGGCAAACCGCACGTCTGGGCCATCCTCGCCGAGGGGGTCATCCGGCAAGAGGTCGGCGGGCGGAAGGTCATGAAGGAGCAGCTTGACCACCTTGAGCGGCTGGCCACCGGACCAGACGTCACCCTCCAGATCTTGCCCTACGCGGCCGGCGCGCACGCGGCCATGACCGGCCCGTTCGTCCTGATGACATTCCCGGAGCCGTTCCCGCCGGTGGCGTATACGGACCACCTGACCAGCTCCGCCTACCTACAGGAACCACCCGACGTCGCCCGGTACAAGCTCATGTTTCAGCACCTCATCGCGCGTGCACTGGACACCGACCGGTCGCTAAACTTGCTCCGAGAGGTTCGCGCGTCCATGTGA
- a CDS encoding DUF397 domain-containing protein, with amino-acid sequence MTPEHGWRKSSRSAGNGNCVEVKPGSMYLVRDTKDRDGGTLSVSPDAFRAFVNSVKR; translated from the coding sequence ATGACTCCCGAGCACGGGTGGAGGAAGTCCAGCCGGTCTGCCGGGAACGGCAACTGCGTTGAGGTCAAGCCAGGATCGATGTACCTGGTCCGGGACACCAAGGACCGCGACGGCGGGACGCTGAGCGTATCGCCCGACGCTTTCAGGGCGTTCGTCAACTCCGTGAAGCGGTGA
- a CDS encoding S41 family peptidase, whose amino-acid sequence MERADIDRIVAEVGKLVATRYVFAELGEQIAADLAATAATGRYATATDEAALAELVTADLQRANGDGHLRLIHHTESIDGAEDGAVAEATYERRARRSMSGIGRIERLDGNIGLLEISPALFAAHLVGDEITAAMRILRHTDALILDLRGCLGSDPGSVAYFLSYLLPPETHLNDVYDRGSDSTTQFWTLPHVPGPRYGTERPVYVLTSRRTFSGGEELAYDLRHNDRATLVGETTGGGAHPRIGVRLGPHLEASIPTCRSINPITGTDWEGTGVPPHLATSAAEALATAHEHARTRLAENPDS is encoded by the coding sequence ATGGAACGCGCGGACATCGACCGGATCGTGGCCGAGGTCGGCAAGCTCGTCGCCACCCGGTACGTCTTCGCCGAGCTGGGCGAGCAGATCGCGGCGGACCTCGCCGCCACCGCCGCCACCGGCCGGTACGCGACCGCCACGGACGAGGCCGCCCTCGCCGAGCTGGTCACTGCCGACCTGCAGCGCGCGAACGGTGACGGCCATCTGCGGCTGATCCACCACACCGAGTCGATCGACGGGGCCGAGGACGGCGCGGTGGCCGAGGCGACGTACGAGCGACGTGCCCGGCGCAGCATGAGCGGCATCGGCCGGATCGAACGGCTCGACGGCAACATCGGGCTGCTGGAGATCTCCCCGGCGCTGTTCGCCGCGCACCTGGTCGGCGACGAGATCACCGCCGCGATGCGGATCCTGCGGCACACCGACGCGCTCATCCTCGACCTGCGGGGCTGCCTCGGCAGCGACCCCGGCTCCGTCGCGTACTTCCTCAGCTACCTGCTGCCGCCCGAAACCCACCTCAACGACGTGTACGACCGGGGCAGCGACAGCACGACACAGTTCTGGACGCTGCCCCACGTGCCCGGCCCGCGGTACGGCACCGAGCGGCCCGTCTACGTCCTCACCAGCCGCCGGACGTTCTCCGGCGGCGAGGAGCTGGCGTACGACCTGCGGCACAACGACCGCGCCACCCTGGTCGGCGAGACCACCGGGGGTGGGGCGCACCCGCGCATCGGGGTCCGGCTCGGACCGCACCTGGAGGCGAGCATCCCCACCTGCCGCAGCATCAACCCGATCACCGGTACCGACTGGGAGGGCACCGGCGTGCCCCCGCACCTCGCCACCTCCGCCGCCGAGGCGCTGGCCACCGCGCACGAACACGCCCGTACCCGGCTGGCCGAGAACCCGGATAGTTGA
- a CDS encoding ribose-5-phosphate isomerase has protein sequence MSGPGSGVPSGGWRIVVGCDDAGLAYKERIKADLLADPRVGAVDDLGVHDGDHTAYPHIGLAAARKVAAGEADRALLVCGTGIGMAISANKVPGVRATTAHDSFSVERSVKSNNCQVLTLGQRVVGVELARLLAREWLGHVFDPASASADKVAVIDAYEENRCG, from the coding sequence ATGAGCGGGCCGGGTTCGGGTGTCCCGTCCGGCGGGTGGCGGATCGTGGTCGGCTGCGACGACGCGGGGCTTGCGTACAAGGAGCGGATCAAGGCCGATCTGCTCGCCGACCCCCGGGTCGGCGCGGTCGACGATCTCGGCGTGCACGACGGTGACCACACCGCGTACCCGCACATCGGGCTCGCGGCGGCGCGCAAGGTGGCGGCCGGCGAGGCGGACCGGGCGCTGCTGGTGTGCGGTACCGGCATCGGGATGGCGATCAGCGCCAACAAGGTGCCCGGCGTGCGCGCCACCACCGCGCACGACAGCTTCTCGGTGGAACGGTCCGTCAAGTCCAACAACTGCCAGGTGCTCACGCTCGGCCAGCGCGTCGTCGGCGTCGAACTGGCCCGGCTGCTGGCCCGGGAGTGGCTGGGGCACGTGTTCGATCCCGCCTCGGCGTCGGCGGACAAGGTCGCCGTCATCGACGCGTACGAGGAAAACCGGTGCGGCTGA
- a CDS encoding glycine-rich domain-containing protein, with protein MTIAVHETTPARDLVPAPLFDRLARRIVTDHGLDRPLAERVMTEALAFLRACAVTDRPLSPSLMVDIGWHTFILYTREYAAVCQQIAGRFLHHVPDDETDADLPADDRGGHQVLRDTIAALTATGHRVDVELWTPVAARCNGGGGKCHQCHAGCHNSPR; from the coding sequence ATGACCATCGCAGTACACGAGACAACCCCCGCACGTGACCTGGTCCCCGCCCCGCTGTTCGACCGGCTTGCCCGCCGCATCGTCACCGACCACGGGCTGGACCGGCCGCTGGCCGAGCGGGTCATGACCGAAGCACTCGCGTTCCTGCGGGCCTGCGCGGTCACCGACCGGCCGCTGTCCCCGTCGCTGATGGTCGACATCGGCTGGCACACCTTCATCCTCTACACCCGCGAGTACGCCGCGGTCTGCCAGCAGATCGCGGGACGGTTCCTGCACCACGTACCCGACGACGAGACCGACGCCGACCTGCCGGCCGACGACCGTGGCGGCCACCAGGTGCTGCGCGACACGATCGCCGCACTCACCGCGACCGGGCACCGGGTCGACGTGGAGCTGTGGACACCGGTCGCAGCCCGCTGTAACGGAGGCGGCGGCAAGTGCCACCAGTGCCACGCCGGCTGCCACAACTCGCCCAGGTAG
- a CDS encoding RpiB/LacA/LacB family sugar-phosphate isomerase, translating into MRIAVAADSTDGVAAVLVDELGRRGHEVLVHGALAAGDRADWAWSAEAAAREVAAGRAEQAVVCCWTGTGASIAANKVAGVRAALCADAYTATGARRWNDANVLALSLRTVSEPTLAEILDAWFAGTASTDETDRANIDHTAEI; encoded by the coding sequence ATGCGGATTGCGGTGGCGGCCGACTCGACCGACGGGGTGGCGGCGGTGCTCGTCGACGAGCTGGGCCGGCGGGGCCACGAGGTGCTCGTGCACGGCGCCCTTGCCGCCGGTGACCGGGCCGACTGGGCGTGGTCGGCGGAGGCGGCCGCCCGCGAGGTGGCCGCCGGGCGGGCCGAGCAGGCGGTGGTCTGCTGCTGGACCGGTACCGGTGCCTCGATCGCGGCGAACAAGGTGGCCGGGGTGCGCGCCGCGCTGTGCGCCGACGCGTACACCGCGACCGGCGCCCGCCGCTGGAACGACGCGAACGTGCTGGCGTTGAGCCTGCGTACGGTGTCGGAGCCGACCCTGGCCGAGATCCTGGACGCCTGGTTCGCCGGCACCGCGAGCACCGACGAGACCGACCGCGCCAACATCGACCACACCGCCGAGATCTGA
- a CDS encoding peptide deformylase: MPAQDGFVAELRRRRDVAGLSQIALAGLMGYGRSYVSKVETGGELPSKEFADKAGQALGAAGALTAAWQEEFADRRAPAAGATPDVGAAGLLVLDDDAELVYELEPGRYRATMRRRIRNVGAEPITRYLIRISVDRYPGDAQRSNLLYREDPLRWDDIDLHAWHGEGRTQRMRWQVKVDRDAVKEIWLELAADDGSRFPLYPGHDTVIEYTYTVPERQWGHWFQRAVRLPTRRLSVQLVFPAALGPTVWGLHTSMSAESSPLSTPIEETVQGDDHLYRWSTTDPPLHARYRLEWTITDHTIDPARRPSERMAALGVLQQGHRLLSQPARPFDLPAEADDARRLIAELRSVMTRVGAVHQFAKGMGIAAPQIGVGRAAAVVRTAAGDEITLLNPTIIDSSDQADAQYEGCLSFFDVRGQVPRPLTIQVEHTDIDGRHRITQYEHGVARLVAHEIDHLHGHLYLDRMPPGVEPIPVEQYRGTGQAWSYQQPTTRPADR; encoded by the coding sequence ATGCCAGCACAGGACGGGTTCGTCGCCGAGCTTCGCCGTCGCCGGGACGTGGCCGGCCTGTCGCAGATCGCGCTGGCGGGACTGATGGGCTACGGCCGATCGTACGTGTCCAAAGTGGAGACCGGCGGGGAGCTGCCGTCGAAGGAGTTCGCCGACAAGGCCGGCCAGGCCCTCGGCGCGGCCGGGGCGTTGACCGCCGCGTGGCAGGAGGAGTTCGCGGACCGCCGGGCACCAGCGGCCGGTGCGACACCGGACGTCGGCGCGGCTGGGCTGCTGGTGCTCGATGACGACGCCGAGCTGGTGTACGAGCTGGAGCCCGGCCGGTACCGGGCCACGATGCGTCGCCGGATCCGCAACGTCGGCGCTGAGCCGATCACCCGGTACCTGATCCGGATCTCGGTCGACCGCTACCCGGGCGACGCGCAACGCTCCAACCTGCTGTACCGGGAGGACCCGCTGCGCTGGGACGACATCGACCTGCACGCCTGGCACGGCGAGGGCCGTACACAGAGAATGCGCTGGCAGGTCAAGGTCGACCGCGACGCGGTCAAGGAGATCTGGTTGGAGCTGGCCGCCGACGACGGCAGCCGGTTCCCCCTCTACCCCGGTCATGACACCGTCATCGAGTACACCTACACCGTGCCGGAGCGACAGTGGGGCCACTGGTTTCAACGCGCGGTCCGACTCCCGACCCGCCGGCTGTCGGTGCAGCTGGTCTTTCCCGCCGCGCTTGGCCCCACCGTTTGGGGGTTGCACACCTCGATGTCCGCCGAGTCTTCCCCGCTATCGACCCCGATCGAGGAGACCGTCCAGGGCGACGACCACCTGTACCGGTGGTCGACCACCGACCCGCCGCTGCACGCCCGGTACCGGCTGGAGTGGACGATCACCGACCACACCATCGACCCGGCCCGACGGCCCAGCGAACGAATGGCCGCACTCGGCGTGCTGCAGCAGGGCCACCGGCTGCTGTCCCAACCGGCCCGACCGTTCGACCTGCCCGCCGAGGCCGACGACGCTCGCCGGCTGATCGCCGAGCTGCGATCGGTCATGACCCGAGTCGGTGCCGTCCACCAGTTCGCCAAAGGCATGGGCATCGCCGCACCTCAGATCGGCGTCGGCCGGGCCGCCGCGGTCGTGCGCACCGCCGCCGGTGACGAGATCACCCTGCTCAACCCGACCATCATCGACAGCAGCGACCAGGCCGACGCCCAGTACGAGGGCTGCCTGTCGTTCTTCGACGTACGCGGGCAGGTACCCCGGCCGCTGACCATCCAGGTCGAACACACCGACATCGACGGCCGCCACCGCATCACCCAGTACGAACACGGGGTCGCCCGGCTGGTCGCGCACGAAATCGACCACCTCCACGGACACCTGTACCTCGACCGGATGCCGCCCGGGGTCGAGCCCATCCCCGTCGAGCAGTACCGCGGTACCGGGCAAGCATGGAGCTACCAGCAGCCGACTACGCGGCCGGCCGATCGGTGA
- a CDS encoding HAD family hydrolase gives MGGVGGAVLDLDGVLADTEHLWEESWRACAGDRWDHGYTGAMQGMSAPEWARYLADRIGGDAGAVRARCVGYVVDAIDAGRGPLLPGARELVTALAGRVPLGLASSAARPVIDRILADNGLTDLFAATVSSEEVARGKPAPDVYAAAVRRVGFTGDGLAFEDSGNGIRAAAAAGLRVIAIPNPRYPPAADALALAEHVATDHVDARIHALSLLAEKE, from the coding sequence GTGGGCGGTGTCGGTGGTGCTGTCCTCGATCTCGACGGCGTCCTGGCCGACACCGAACACCTGTGGGAGGAGAGCTGGCGGGCCTGCGCCGGCGACCGCTGGGACCACGGGTACACCGGGGCGATGCAGGGGATGAGCGCCCCGGAGTGGGCGCGCTACCTGGCCGACCGGATCGGCGGCGACGCCGGTGCGGTCCGCGCCCGGTGCGTCGGCTACGTGGTGGACGCGATCGACGCCGGGCGCGGGCCGCTGCTGCCCGGCGCCCGCGAACTGGTCACCGCGCTCGCCGGCCGGGTACCGCTCGGGCTCGCGTCCTCGGCCGCCCGGCCGGTCATCGACCGTATCCTCGCCGACAACGGGCTGACCGACCTGTTCGCCGCGACGGTGTCCAGCGAGGAGGTCGCCCGCGGCAAGCCGGCCCCGGACGTGTACGCGGCGGCGGTGCGGCGGGTCGGTTTCACCGGCGACGGGCTGGCGTTCGAGGACTCCGGCAACGGGATCCGGGCCGCCGCCGCGGCCGGGTTGCGGGTCATCGCCATCCCGAACCCGCGGTACCCGCCGGCCGCCGACGCGCTGGCGCTGGCCGAGCACGTCGCGACCGATCATGTCGACGCCCGTATCCACGCATTGTCCCTGCTGGCCGAGAAGGAGTGA
- a CDS encoding phosphotransferase family protein produces MVTWEQLPGTVRAAVQAHTGPISDVQAAPDGAGSDLTVTLHTGHGLVFCKGIQADHPLVRMHRTEARAAGAGVGPRLRWQLEADGWLLLGLEHIAGRHAALPPGSADLPLLADALERTATLLTPSPMDPVQPLAARWAPPLGWAKLAGQPPAWLDDWTRDHVEQFAHLERAAPALVDGDTLVHTDPAPQNWLIDGERARLVDWAWPARGAAWVDTALLTIRLLDVGHTAEQAERWARTVPVYADARAAAVTVAAIAIAGLWTLRAGATGRQHELAVAAQQWARYRLTHLRPAGPTGTIGP; encoded by the coding sequence ATGGTCACCTGGGAGCAGCTGCCCGGCACCGTGCGGGCCGCGGTCCAGGCACACACCGGCCCGATCAGCGACGTGCAGGCCGCACCCGATGGGGCCGGTTCCGACCTGACCGTCACCCTGCACACCGGCCACGGTCTCGTGTTCTGCAAGGGCATCCAAGCCGATCATCCGCTGGTGCGGATGCACCGGACCGAAGCGCGGGCAGCGGGCGCGGGCGTCGGTCCGCGGCTGCGGTGGCAGCTCGAAGCCGATGGCTGGCTGCTGCTGGGCCTGGAACACATCGCCGGCCGGCACGCCGCGCTACCGCCCGGCTCGGCCGATCTGCCACTGCTGGCCGACGCACTCGAACGCACGGCGACGCTGCTGACGCCCAGCCCGATGGACCCGGTGCAACCGTTGGCCGCCCGCTGGGCGCCCCCGCTGGGCTGGGCCAAGCTTGCCGGGCAGCCGCCGGCGTGGCTGGACGACTGGACCCGCGACCATGTGGAACAGTTCGCGCACTTGGAGCGTGCCGCGCCTGCGCTGGTCGACGGCGACACCCTGGTTCACACCGACCCGGCCCCGCAGAACTGGCTGATCGACGGCGAGCGGGCCCGGCTGGTGGACTGGGCGTGGCCGGCACGGGGTGCGGCCTGGGTCGACACCGCGCTGCTGACGATTCGGCTGCTTGATGTCGGCCACACGGCAGAGCAGGCCGAACGGTGGGCCCGCACCGTCCCCGTCTACGCCGACGCCCGCGCCGCGGCGGTCACCGTCGCGGCCATCGCGATCGCGGGGCTGTGGACACTACGCGCCGGCGCCACCGGCCGGCAGCACGAGCTTGCCGTGGCCGCCCAGCAGTGGGCCCGGTACCGGCTCACCCACCTGCGGCCCGCGGGCCCCACCGGCACCATCGGTCCGTAG
- a CDS encoding ArsR/SmtB family transcription factor encodes MIEPEDSLRIETAAQHRALGHPLRQRLLFSLGQQPATTSQLAAALGVAKGSVGHHLKTLREAGLVRVVETRQVRGGTEQYYQRTARRMDLDDPSHATTSAMLGGLAEELSTADDDPLLVLRHLRLSDAQAERLRAALTEIAESATDDGDEAPRHGLLVTMYRQGTTGAGPA; translated from the coding sequence GTGATCGAGCCCGAGGACTCCCTGCGGATCGAGACCGCCGCCCAGCACCGGGCGTTGGGCCATCCGCTCCGCCAGCGGCTGCTGTTCTCGCTCGGCCAGCAGCCGGCGACCACCAGCCAGCTCGCCGCCGCGCTCGGCGTCGCCAAGGGCAGCGTCGGCCACCACCTCAAGACGCTGCGCGAGGCGGGCCTGGTCCGGGTGGTCGAGACCCGCCAGGTACGCGGCGGCACCGAGCAGTACTACCAGCGCACCGCCCGTCGGATGGATCTCGACGACCCGAGCCACGCCACCACCTCGGCCATGCTCGGCGGGCTCGCCGAGGAGCTGTCCACCGCCGACGACGATCCGCTGCTGGTGCTCCGGCACCTGCGGCTGAGCGACGCGCAGGCCGAGCGACTGCGCGCGGCACTGACCGAGATCGCGGAGAGCGCCACCGACGACGGCGACGAAGCGCCTCGGCACGGACTGCTCGTCACCATGTACCGGCAGGGCACCACCGGCGCCGGCCCGGCCTGA
- a CDS encoding dihydroxyacetone kinase family protein, whose amino-acid sequence MAHIYGDPAAFPDEMVDGFCAAYSRYVERVPDTSVVMRRGGPRAGKVSVIIGGGSGHYPAFCGTVGAGLADAAVVGDIFTSPSAEQAYRAGRALSGGAGVLFSFGNYAGDVMNFGAAQRRLVADGIDCRTVLVTDDVASAPAAEAAKRRGIAGDLCVFKIAGAAAERGDDLDTVERLARKANASTRSFGVAFAGCTVPGADAPLFVVDPAEMELGLGIHGEPGIQTVPRQRVGELAATLAAPLLAERPAGAGDRVAVLLNGLGGTKYEELFVLWRHLDAILADAGLTVLLPEVGELVTSLDMGGVSLTLLWLDDELAELWSAPADTPAFRRGSLTAAPPGAGTAPETAGSGAEAARIPGARRGGAAATDPAVPGDATGAIPATAAELSTVDPGAGSAPTCAEPDPDSVRAAGLARSALAAMLAVAERSAADWGRIDAVAGDGDHGTGMVRGLRAASAAADGYEGGVGSTLGAAGAAFGDKAGGTSGMLWGVMLGAVGAAFGDDVAPDRGRLRAGVRAGITEVATVGGARLGDKTMLDVLLPFADAFEAALDAGADSAAAWRTAVAAAERAATATADLVPKVGRARPLAARSVGTPDAGATSMAACLRAAGEAIFGTGEKGA is encoded by the coding sequence GTGGCGCACATCTACGGCGACCCCGCCGCGTTCCCGGACGAGATGGTCGACGGCTTCTGCGCCGCCTACTCGCGGTACGTCGAGCGGGTGCCGGACACCTCGGTCGTGATGCGGCGCGGCGGGCCGCGGGCCGGCAAGGTCAGCGTCATCATCGGCGGCGGATCCGGGCACTACCCGGCGTTCTGCGGCACGGTCGGCGCCGGGCTGGCCGACGCGGCGGTGGTCGGTGACATCTTCACCTCGCCGTCGGCCGAGCAGGCGTACCGGGCCGGCCGGGCGCTGTCCGGCGGCGCCGGCGTGCTGTTCAGCTTCGGCAACTACGCCGGCGACGTGATGAACTTCGGTGCGGCGCAGCGCCGGCTGGTGGCCGACGGCATCGACTGCCGGACCGTACTGGTCACCGACGACGTGGCGTCCGCCCCGGCCGCGGAGGCGGCGAAGCGGCGCGGCATCGCCGGCGACCTCTGCGTGTTCAAGATCGCCGGCGCCGCGGCCGAGCGAGGTGACGACCTGGACACGGTGGAACGCCTGGCGCGCAAGGCGAATGCGTCCACCCGGAGCTTCGGCGTCGCGTTCGCCGGCTGCACCGTGCCGGGCGCCGACGCGCCGCTGTTCGTCGTCGATCCGGCCGAGATGGAGCTGGGGCTCGGCATCCACGGCGAGCCCGGCATCCAGACCGTGCCGCGACAACGCGTCGGCGAGTTGGCGGCCACGCTCGCCGCGCCGCTGCTCGCGGAGCGCCCCGCCGGCGCCGGCGACCGGGTCGCGGTGCTGCTCAACGGGCTGGGCGGCACCAAGTACGAGGAACTGTTCGTGCTGTGGCGACACCTCGACGCCATCCTGGCCGACGCGGGGCTCACGGTGCTGCTGCCCGAGGTCGGTGAGCTGGTCACCAGCCTGGACATGGGCGGCGTCTCGCTCACCCTGCTCTGGCTCGACGACGAACTCGCCGAGCTGTGGTCCGCGCCGGCCGACACCCCGGCGTTTCGCCGCGGCTCGCTCACCGCCGCGCCGCCCGGTGCCGGGACGGCACCGGAGACCGCCGGCAGCGGCGCCGAAGCCGCGAGGATCCCGGGCGCGCGCCGCGGCGGTGCCGCGGCCACGGATCCGGCGGTGCCGGGTGATGCCACCGGCGCGATACCGGCCACCGCCGCGGAACTGTCCACTGTGGATCCCGGTGCCGGATCGGCCCCGACCTGCGCGGAGCCGGATCCGGACTCGGTGCGGGCGGCCGGCCTCGCCCGGTCGGCGCTCGCCGCGATGCTCGCGGTGGCCGAACGTAGCGCCGCGGACTGGGGCCGGATCGACGCGGTCGCCGGCGACGGCGATCACGGTACCGGCATGGTGCGCGGGCTGCGGGCCGCCTCGGCCGCGGCCGACGGGTACGAAGGCGGAGTCGGTTCGACGCTCGGCGCGGCCGGCGCCGCGTTCGGGGACAAGGCGGGCGGCACCAGCGGGATGCTGTGGGGCGTCATGCTCGGCGCGGTCGGCGCCGCCTTCGGCGACGACGTGGCACCGGATCGCGGTCGGTTGCGAGCCGGCGTGCGGGCCGGGATCACCGAGGTCGCGACGGTCGGCGGCGCACGGCTCGGGGACAAGACGATGCTGGACGTGCTGCTGCCGTTCGCGGATGCGTTCGAGGCGGCGCTGGACGCCGGCGCGGACAGCGCGGCGGCGTGGCGTACCGCGGTGGCCGCGGCCGAACGTGCCGCGACCGCGACCGCCGACCTGGTGCCGAAGGTGGGGCGGGCCCGGCCACTCGCCGCGCGCAGCGTGGGCACCCCGGACGCCGGGGCCACCTCGATGGCCGCCTGCCTGCGCGCCGCCGGCGAGGCGATCTTCGGTACCGGCGAGAAGGGCGCGTGA